The following coding sequences lie in one Sinorhizobium fredii USDA 257 genomic window:
- the soxZ gene encoding thiosulfate oxidation carrier complex protein SoxZ, with protein MVPGSVPKNEVFTVKAIIQHQMETGLRTDSAGKTIPRKIINQFVCRYGGLEVFRTDLHEAVSANPFLEFQLLATENGRLEFSWREDGGATYSLYHDIVVT; from the coding sequence ATGGTTCCAGGCTCGGTACCAAAAAACGAGGTGTTCACGGTCAAGGCCATCATCCAGCACCAGATGGAGACGGGGCTGCGCACCGATTCCGCGGGCAAGACGATCCCGCGGAAGATCATCAATCAGTTCGTCTGCCGCTACGGCGGCCTCGAGGTCTTCCGTACCGATCTGCACGAAGCCGTCTCGGCCAATCCGTTCCTTGAGTTCCAGTTGCTCGCGACGGAAAACGGTCGCCTTGAGTTCTCCTGGCGGGAGGACGGCGGCGCGACCTATTCGCTGTATCATGACATAGTGGTCACCTGA
- a CDS encoding thiosulfate oxidation carrier protein SoxY, which produces MSLTRRHMLTSTMGTVACAVALLAPKHSRGADEVEDFLFRVTGRKATPSNRLRLVMPAEFSTGYTVPMSISVDSPMTEADHVKSVRVFAPKNPLVEVAQFHFVPGRSLPRVSTRVRLAAPQHVVALAEMSNGNLLMAQAWVAVATNGCL; this is translated from the coding sequence ATGAGCCTGACGCGACGTCATATGCTGACCAGCACCATGGGAACAGTGGCATGTGCGGTTGCCTTGCTGGCGCCGAAGCATTCCCGGGGAGCGGATGAGGTAGAGGACTTTCTCTTCCGTGTGACTGGGCGAAAGGCAACGCCCTCGAATCGGCTTCGCCTCGTGATGCCGGCGGAATTCTCGACCGGCTATACGGTGCCTATGAGCATCTCGGTCGACAGTCCGATGACCGAGGCCGATCACGTCAAATCCGTCCGTGTATTCGCTCCGAAGAACCCGCTCGTCGAAGTGGCACAATTTCATTTCGTTCCGGGTCGCAGCCTTCCCCGCGTCTCGACGCGCGTCCGGCTGGCCGCCCCGCAACATGTGGTGGCACTTGCTGAGATGAGCAACGGTAACCTGCTGATGGCACAGGCCTGGGTGGCTGTCGCCACCAATGGCTGTCTCTGA
- a CDS encoding NAD(P)/FAD-dependent oxidoreductase — protein sequence MTDWTRRQIGGLIGGALLALAAPHIVRGQGRAKVVVIGGGIGGATVARYLGDMKSIDVTLVEPNSTHVTCFSSNLYLAGLRSLASLTFGLEMLAEGHGITIIRDSAVAIDPAGRAVELRGGTKLSYDRLVVAPGIAFKFGEIEGYDEAAAKIMPHAWIAGPQSELLRRQLKSMDDGGVFVIAAPPNPFRCPPAPYERASLVAYYFKQFKPKSKILILDAKDKFSGQELFQDAWSRHYPGMIEWLPSQFIGAIKAVDVAARSVVTEGETFRAAVANIIPAQKAGLIGEKAGLTDASGWCPVDPVTFESTLQPGIHVVGDSIIGGDMPKSAFSANSQAKACAFAIAASLTGSRQFPPHLFNSCYTFLAPHDAFTNALTFVPEGGRIKTVRMFISKVGESAEVRRRTAHHAVGWYSAFTADVFGGGS from the coding sequence GTGACGGATTGGACGCGTCGCCAGATCGGCGGCCTGATCGGAGGAGCGCTGCTGGCGCTGGCCGCGCCACACATTGTTCGCGGTCAGGGGCGGGCTAAAGTTGTAGTGATCGGCGGCGGCATCGGCGGCGCAACGGTTGCCCGATACCTCGGCGACATGAAGTCAATTGACGTCACACTGGTCGAACCGAACTCCACCCACGTCACTTGCTTCTCCAGCAACCTCTATCTTGCCGGTCTTCGCTCGCTCGCCTCCCTGACTTTCGGCCTGGAGATGCTGGCCGAAGGCCACGGCATAACGATCATCCGCGACAGCGCGGTGGCTATCGATCCTGCAGGAAGGGCTGTCGAACTTCGCGGCGGCACAAAGCTCTCCTATGACCGCCTCGTCGTCGCACCGGGGATCGCCTTCAAGTTCGGCGAGATCGAGGGCTATGATGAGGCAGCGGCAAAGATCATGCCGCATGCCTGGATTGCCGGACCCCAGAGTGAACTGCTGCGCCGACAACTCAAAAGCATGGACGACGGCGGTGTGTTCGTTATCGCTGCGCCTCCAAACCCGTTCCGCTGCCCGCCGGCCCCATATGAGCGGGCCTCGCTGGTCGCTTACTATTTCAAGCAGTTCAAACCCAAATCGAAGATACTCATTCTCGACGCGAAGGATAAGTTTTCAGGTCAGGAACTGTTTCAGGATGCGTGGTCGCGCCACTATCCGGGCATGATTGAATGGCTACCGTCTCAGTTCATCGGGGCAATCAAAGCCGTAGATGTTGCGGCGCGATCGGTGGTGACAGAAGGCGAGACGTTCAGGGCGGCGGTCGCCAATATTATTCCAGCCCAAAAGGCGGGGCTCATCGGCGAGAAGGCAGGTCTCACTGACGCATCCGGCTGGTGCCCAGTCGATCCTGTGACGTTCGAGTCGACGTTGCAGCCCGGCATCCACGTTGTAGGCGACTCGATTATCGGCGGCGACATGCCGAAGTCTGCCTTCTCTGCCAACAGCCAGGCCAAAGCATGCGCTTTTGCCATTGCGGCTTCCCTCACGGGCTCGCGTCAGTTTCCGCCGCACCTGTTCAACTCGTGCTACACGTTTCTGGCGCCCCACGACGCTTTCACCAATGCCCTCACCTTCGTACCCGAGGGCGGAAGAATAAAAACCGTAAGAATGTTCATCAGCAAGGTGGGCGAGAGCGCTGAGGTCCGCCGCCGCACCGCCCATCACGCCGTGGGCTGGTATTCCGCCTTCACTGCGGACGTGTTCGGCGGAGGTTCCTGA
- the rpmA gene encoding 50S ribosomal protein L27, giving the protein MAHKKAGGSSRNGRDSESKRLGVKKFGGEAVIPGNIIVRQRGTKWHAGANVGLGKDHTIFALTTGNVDFRKKANGRVYVSVMPKAEAAE; this is encoded by the coding sequence ATGGCACACAAGAAAGCTGGCGGTTCGTCGCGCAACGGTCGCGATTCTGAGTCCAAGCGCCTTGGCGTGAAGAAGTTCGGCGGCGAAGCCGTCATTCCAGGCAATATCATCGTGCGCCAGCGCGGCACGAAGTGGCATGCCGGCGCCAATGTCGGCCTCGGCAAGGACCATACGATTTTTGCGCTTACGACCGGTAACGTGGACTTCCGTAAGAAGGCCAACGGCCGAGTCTACGTGTCTGTAATGCCGAAAGCCGAAGCAGCGGAATAA
- the rplU gene encoding 50S ribosomal protein L21: MFAVIKTGGKQYRVAADDVITIEKLEGVAGDKIEFTEILMVGVGADATIGAPFVEGAVVSAEVVDQGRAKKVIAFKKRRRQNSKRSRGHRQHQTTVRILDIAAAGGKAKKASKKTEAAAEAAN, encoded by the coding sequence ATGTTCGCAGTCATCAAGACCGGCGGTAAACAGTACCGCGTGGCAGCCGACGACGTCATCACCATCGAAAAGCTGGAAGGCGTTGCAGGCGACAAGATCGAATTCACCGAGATCCTGATGGTCGGCGTCGGCGCCGATGCAACCATCGGTGCTCCGTTTGTCGAAGGTGCCGTTGTCAGCGCCGAGGTCGTGGACCAGGGCCGCGCCAAGAAGGTCATCGCCTTCAAGAAGCGCCGCCGCCAGAACTCCAAGCGTTCGCGCGGCCATCGCCAGCATCAGACGACCGTCCGCATCCTGGACATCGCTGCCGCCGGCGGCAAGGCGAAGAAGGCTTCGAAGAAGACCGAAGCCGCCGCTGAAGCTGCAAACTGA
- a CDS encoding c-type cytochrome, translated as MKRERAAALVSRAKGLASEIRWLLGLLLSAILLFPESSAPADVSQGAQIAATCASCHDPTGGGQAIPPIAALDEQAIVKAMLAFRASESPSLVMHAVALSLSDDELAATARYLADRANAGRQP; from the coding sequence ATGAAGCGGGAACGGGCGGCCGCGCTTGTCTCGCGTGCGAAGGGTCTCGCATCCGAAATCCGGTGGTTGCTTGGTCTTTTGCTTTCCGCGATCCTGCTTTTTCCCGAAAGTTCCGCTCCTGCGGACGTTAGTCAAGGCGCGCAGATTGCCGCGACCTGCGCGTCCTGTCACGACCCAACTGGCGGCGGGCAGGCCATCCCGCCGATTGCGGCACTGGACGAACAGGCTATCGTGAAAGCCATGCTCGCCTTTCGTGCAAGTGAAAGCCCCAGTCTTGTAATGCATGCGGTCGCATTGTCGCTCAGTGACGACGAGCTGGCCGCAACAGCGCGCTATCTCGCTGACAGAGCCAACGCCGGGAGGCAGCCGTGA